Proteins encoded by one window of Amaranthus tricolor cultivar Red isolate AtriRed21 chromosome 4, ASM2621246v1, whole genome shotgun sequence:
- the LOC130810422 gene encoding outer envelope pore protein 21B, chloroplastic isoform X3: METSLRYSSAAKSLKIHAKQNLLIDPDTFFQIRAELDTKLGSPNYFCAMLRRIYDQPQLSSRFGLGVQYDKFQKLGYIVRGKMEFPVTSNDDNSIRFVVKGRSDIDKEFKQRRSKGGAEFTWSINNFQKEQDVRFKVGYDVVDKHADTG; the protein is encoded by the exons ATGGAGACTTCCTTGAGATACAGCAGCGCTGCTAAGTCCCTCAAAATTCATGCCAAGCAGAATCTCCTTATTGATCCCGATACTTTCTTCCAG ATCCGTGCAGAGCTAGATACTAAATTGGGGTCCCCAAATTACTTCTGTGCCATGCTGAGGCGCATTTACGAT CAACCACAATTGTCATCTCGTTTTGGCTTGGGTGTGCAATATGATAAGTTTCAGAAGCTTGGTTACATTGTCCGTGGTAAAATGGAATTCCCTGTGACATCTAATGATGACAACTCTATCCGCTTTGTTGTCAAGGGACGATCTGATATCGACAAAGAGTTCAAACAG AGGAGGTCCAAAGGAGGGGCTGAATTTACCTGGAGCATCAACAATTTTCAAAAGGAACAAGATGTAAGGTTCAAGGTTGGCTATGACGTTGTTGACAAG
- the LOC130810422 gene encoding outer envelope pore protein 21B, chloroplastic isoform X4 — METSLRYSSAAKSLKIHAKQNLLIDPDTFFQIRAELDTKLGSPNYFCAMLRRIYDQPQLSSRFGLGVQYDKFQKLGYIVRGKMEFPVTSNDDNSIRFVVKGRSDIDKEFKQRRSKGGAEFTWSINNFQKEQDVRFKVGYDVVDKGW; from the exons ATGGAGACTTCCTTGAGATACAGCAGCGCTGCTAAGTCCCTCAAAATTCATGCCAAGCAGAATCTCCTTATTGATCCCGATACTTTCTTCCAG ATCCGTGCAGAGCTAGATACTAAATTGGGGTCCCCAAATTACTTCTGTGCCATGCTGAGGCGCATTTACGAT CAACCACAATTGTCATCTCGTTTTGGCTTGGGTGTGCAATATGATAAGTTTCAGAAGCTTGGTTACATTGTCCGTGGTAAAATGGAATTCCCTGTGACATCTAATGATGACAACTCTATCCGCTTTGTTGTCAAGGGACGATCTGATATCGACAAAGAGTTCAAACAG AGGAGGTCCAAAGGAGGGGCTGAATTTACCTGGAGCATCAACAATTTTCAAAAGGAACAAGATGTAAGGTTCAAGGTTGGCTATGACGTTGTTGACAAG ggttGGTAG